The Salvia miltiorrhiza cultivar Shanhuang (shh) chromosome 1, IMPLAD_Smil_shh, whole genome shotgun sequence genome has a window encoding:
- the LOC131006317 gene encoding glycine-rich RNA-binding protein RZ1C-like, whose translation MGDKDQDYRIFVGGLSWDVTERQLESAFSRFGKIMSCQVVLERDTGRPRGFGFLTFADRRAMEDAIRDMHGRELGDRVISVNKAQPKGGEDQGPRYGSYSAGGRGGYGGRDRPTAGQDDCFKCGRPGHWARDCPSAGGGGGGRGGGRPFSPPRSRYPGAATRGDRYADIRDRYVDDKYDRGRYDDRDRYEIKDDRYGSRDRYATDRYPPPVDRFPVDRFPPTADRYPVNGYGKDRAYDREAGPRGSGDRYGGGVAPARYDGRSNYRERPGPYDRPRKGGRPPSLDRY comes from the exons ATGGGGGACAAGGACCAAGATTACCGTATATTCGTCGGAGGTTTATCGTGGGATGTTACTGAGCGGCAGCTCGAAAGTGCTTTTAGTCGTTTTGGAAAAATTATGAGCTGCCAG GTTGTGCTTGAAAGAGATACGGGCCGTCCTCGGGGATTTGGCTTCTTGACCTTTGCGGACCGCAGGGCAATGGAGGATGCAATTCGGGATATGCATGGTCGAGAACTTGGAGACCGAGTAATCTCTGTTAACAAGGCCCAGCCAAAGGGAGGTGAAGATCAAGGGCCTCGCTATGGAAGTTATTCTGCAGGTGGAAGGGGGGGTTATGGTGGAAGAGATAGACCTACAGCAGGACAGGATGACTGCTTCAAATGTGGCCGACCTGGACATTGGGCTCGAGATTGTCCATCAgctggaggtggtggtggtggtcgagGAGGTGGTCGCCCATTCTCTCCTCCACGTTCTAGATATCCTGGGGCTGCCACCCGTGGAGATCGTTATGCAGATATTCGCGATAGGTACGTGGATGATAAATATGACAGAGGTCGTTATGATGATAGAGATCGTTATGAAATCAAAGATGATCGGTACGGGAGCCGTGATCGATATGCTACCGACAG GTACCCCCCACCTGTCGACCGATTCCCAGTCGACCGGTTCCCCCCTACCGCTGATCGTTACCCAGTGAATGGGTACGGGAAAGACCGAGCTTATGATAGAGAGGCCGGACCAAGAGGTAGTGGTGACAGATACGGAGGTGGAGTGGCGCCTGCACGATATGATGGAAGAAGCAACTACCGCGAGAGGCCGGGTCCATATGACCGGCCTCGTAAGGGAGGGCGCCCGCCTTCCTTAGACCGGTACTGA
- the LOC131006318 gene encoding 3-hydroxyacyl-[acyl-carrier-protein] dehydratase FERN, mitochondrial-like, which yields MQVNALDCYRVLAQPGAIYVKQTLEFRAPIFVGDDVVGEVQANSIRQLKDKFMVKFATSCVKDGGGVVIGGEATAILPTLAVNHRCL from the exons ATGCAAGTGAATGCGCTTGATTGTTACCGCGTCCTTGCTCAGCCGGGGGCGATTTATGTGAAGCAGACGCTGGAATTTAGGGCACCGATTTTCGTCGGAGATGATGTTGTTGGTGAAGTGCAGGCAAACAGCATCAGGCAGCTCAAAGATAAGTTTAT GGTGAAGTTCGCGACTAGTTGCGTTAAAGATGGTGGAGGTGTGGTGATTGGGGGTGAGGCCACTGCGATTCTGCCCACGCTGGCTGTCAATCACAGGTGCCTTTGA
- the LOC131006320 gene encoding uncharacterized protein LOC131006320, giving the protein MDVKDVLGNNDIDDVRWLCSLTDSELDLLIGLKNLVKMRADKIGQEALARKFDLRMLRTFSFIFMEHLKGQLKDVPLASGNLFKQNITGSFARMTVEDLYPYISSYQRKRIIDRSFPDIPPSQKQKTSN; this is encoded by the exons ATGGATGTGAAAGATGTGCTGGGCAATAATGACATTGATGATGTCCGTTGGCTCTGTTCTTTAACCGACTCTGAACTT GATCTGTTAATTGGCTTAAAGAATTTGGTAAAGATGCGAGCTGATAAAATTGGCCAAGAAGCTTTGGCAAGGAAGTTCGACTTGCGTATGCTGCGGACCTTCA GCTTCATCTTTATGGAACATTTGAAAGGACAGTTAAAAGATGTACCCCTGGCTTCCGGTAATTTGTTTAAGCAAAACATCACTGGTAGTTTCGCGAGAATGACTGTTGAAGATTTATATCCATATATCTCTTCTTATCAGAGGAAGAGAATTATTGACAG GTCTTTCCCGGATATCCCTCCCTCCCAAAAGCAAAAAACTAGTAACTGA